Part of the Sorghum bicolor cultivar BTx623 chromosome 1, Sorghum_bicolor_NCBIv3, whole genome shotgun sequence genome, catttgatgtgatagagacTAAAGTTTAGCAGCAGTAATCAAACGAGACATaagatatactccctccgtctcaaaaagagtgtcgttttagatttttgtgccacaagtttggctcgatttgtagaaaatatatgcaatatttatatctctaaataaatttgttaaaaaaactagacttaaagatctttccaatgatactaattatgtactataaatactaatattttttactatatatttaattaaagttatttctcgggaatcgaaaacgacacttattttgggactgAGGGAGCACTTGTATTAGTTGAGTATATCATGGACGATACCTGGCTGGCCAATGGACCCCCAGAAGAGCAAGTGCTTTTGTCAGTTTATGCCTACAATAGTCGATAGATAATGCACAAGATATACATTGTATCGAGTATATAGGCCTTCTTTAAGCATTGTTTAGTTACACCCGGggctgtttagttcctcaaaaattttgtaaagtttttaagattcttcatcacatgtataaaatattaaatatagataaaaaataactaattgtatagtttgcatgtaatttgcgatatagatcttttaagcctagttagtctatgattgaacaataattattaaatacaaatgaaaatattacggtagttaaaacaaaaagaaatcaccaactaaacagcctctcaaaatctaaaaacttttcaagattctccatcacattaaatcttgcggcatatacaaaagacactaaatatagataaaaaaataactagttacataatttatatataatttgcaagataatttttttaaatctagttaatttataattagataataatcatgaaatacaaataaaagtgttataCTATAAAAAAATTTCATCCACAATGCCATATGTACGCAGTGTAGGCATCAGGGTCCGTCCATCGGCGATCGACTTCTAGAGTTCTAGGGActcgtttagttcacctcaaaaataaaaaaaaaactttttaagatttattgtcacatcgaattttatgacatatagagcattaaatatagataaaaataaaaactaattatacagtttgcctataaatcgtaagatgaatcttttaaaccgagttactctatgattgaacaatatttgtcaaataaaaacgaaaatgctacgatattgttttttcaaaaaatttggaactgttCGCTGAACAGGGTCCGTCCATGACGTCACCATGTGGTGTGGATCCCCACTCACCCACCCATAGATTCTTGCCTGGTTGGACGTGCATGCGCCGCAATTGGAAGCGCTCTCGTCCGTCCGTTCGTCCGTATACTTGGGGCTCTTGTTTCTTTgccagaggaaagaaaaaaaaaaagacgacATGTAGACAGCAGCACTGCTGTGTGCCGCCGCGAGTGCTGCACTGCACGTAGGTTTATGCTCCGATTAGGCTCTACTCCCTGTCACTAAATATGTATCGTTTATGGTTTTcaaaaaataactttaactatatatatatatactaagaaatatttatatatatgatacataattaatatcattagaaatatatttgaatTTAGTTTTCTAAGAAaattatttaaagatataaatattgtatatattttatataaatcgAATAAATTTATGACATATTATATATACTAATGACAGAACGGAGAGAGCAGATTAGCCAGCCCATTTGCATTTGCCCGTTCGTGTATCTTCACTGTCACAGAAGGCGTGCTAGCTTTCACCAAGTGGCTGCAGTTTTGTTGGCTACCCCTGCCTGTCGCTGCACTGCATGCATACGTCCGAGACCAAAACCGCGGGGGGAACTGGGGAAACCAGCGGCAGCCCAGCCCAACACCACCAGCTGCAGATGCAGCACGGCAGGATGCATTGCACGCACCCCGCCGGACCGCACGCCCGGGCCGGCGAGCCCCCCTCTCTCGCTCGTGGTCGGTGCCGTGCCTGGGTGGCGCGACTTCCACGGTGGCCCCAACACGTGTCCCCCGCTTCACGTGCccctcccctcctctctctctctctctacgcTAGCCTGCCTGGTGGTCTCCTCGCCTCGCCCTGCACATGACCCCAGTCGCCGACGCCGTCAATCTCGCCGTCACATGCCAAAGCCTTCCATTCATCGCCTTCctctcgtcttcttcttcttcttcctataaAACAACACAACGAAACAGGAGGGAGCAGAGAAGCCAATCcatcaccgccaccgccaccgcccgaGCCCCGAAGCCTAGGCCCTCCTGATCTCCACCAAGCAATGGAAGCCGCCGGAGCCACCTCATCCCGCCTGGCCCGCTCCGCCTCACTCTCCGCCGCTCGCCCCCACCACCGCTCCCGCGTCGCCAGGTTCCCGCCGTCCCCGCAGCTGACCTCGCTCTcggccgccgcggcgtcgcCGCGCGCCCTCCCGCTCCGCCGGACCAGGTCCGACGCCGAGCTCGCCTACGTCGCGAgatccgccgccgtcgtcgtcctccgCCACGCCCCGATCCCCGCCATCCTCGAGGCGGACGAGGAAGAGCGCGACAGCAAGGCACCGGCGGGCGTCGACGGCGCCGGCAggaacggcggcggcagcggaggcggcggcggtggcggcggcggccaaggTCAAGGCAGCGGCTGCGACATGGGCGAGTACTACCGCCGCGTGCTGCGGGTGGATCCCGGGAACCCGCTGCTGCTCCGGAACTACGGCAAGTACCTGCACGAGGTGGAGCGCGACCTGTCCGGCGCCGAGGGATGCTACGCGCGCGCGCTGCTGGCGTGTCCTGGGGACGCCGACCTGCTCAGCCTCTACGGCCGCGTCATCTGGGAGGCGCGACAGGAGAAGGACCGCGCCGCCGACTACTTCGAGCGCGCCGTGCAGGCCGCGCCGGATGACTggtgaggacgacgacgactccATTCCTTCGCGGATGTATGGTGATACCTCATTCATCGATTTATTGATTGGTACTGCTATGATTGTTGTGCAGCTACGTGCTCGGTTCCTACGCGAGCTTCCTGTGggacgccgacgacgacgaggaggaagtAGGCACCCGAGCGGCCGATGTGAAAGAGGAAACAACAAGCACCGTGGTCGCGTCGTGCGACTCGCCGTCGTTGATGCCCGCGTGCTGATCGATCCGCGCGTCGGGGTGAACCGGTAGTCAGCTG contains:
- the LOC8055595 gene encoding uncharacterized protein LOC8055595, encoding MEAAGATSSRLARSASLSAARPHHRSRVARFPPSPQLTSLSAAAASPRALPLRRTRSDAELAYVARSAAVVVLRHAPIPAILEADEEERDSKAPAGVDGAGRNGGGSGGGGGGGGGQGQGSGCDMGEYYRRVLRVDPGNPLLLRNYGKYLHEVERDLSGAEGCYARALLACPGDADLLSLYGRVIWEARQEKDRAADYFERAVQAAPDDCYVLGSYASFLWDADDDEEEVGTRAADVKEETTSTVVASCDSPSLMPAC